ATGAGCCAGGATTACAAATTTGGCACCCCACAAGAGGTGTGAAAGGTagtctgtctctatatgccctgtgattgagtGGCAACCATGTAGCTCAGTGTAAAACCCACTAACCTCCTGATACTATAACGGCCAAGTCCCCAAACCGAACCCTAACCCCGTGAATCAGACCGGACCACCACTGAGAAAGAGGGACGCCACAACCAGACCCCCAAGTGCCTAATCCACACCACCACATCTCTACACCCATGCACACACCCCTGCCAGCACCCACTACCTGCCCCTGAGTGTGGGAGGTAGCCCCCACACTTCAGAAGACTGTTTAAATCAGAATGCTTTTCTCCTTTACTGAGATAAGCAATCCACCACACAGTTTGGGCAGATGAAGATGTGGATCAGACTGATAATTGATTATCGCACAGGAGTTAGGCTTCTCATAATAGAAGGCCATTCGAAATTAAACGTGTTGCACTCTGTTTGGGTCACACCAGTTACTTGGTCACACCCTCCTACTGCCAGCTACTCTGAAAATTAAACCCTTCCAGCTGGATCGAGTTACACCCCCTAAGATTTTGATGAAATTGTGAAACCTCCATCAAATTGTTCTTCAGCTAATAGACAGAACAGCTGGTGATGATCAAGTTGAGTCACcctgaatcagatttaatgtgGTCCTTCGCCATTTATCAGACCTTACCAGAATATCAGAAAAAATGCAGAGTAGCCACTTACCGGCTCTAATGGTGTTATATGagccaaataatgcattaaGGTGAGAAACTACAGTGATGCTTTTCTTTTGATTTACAGGTCTCCCATGCCTTTTGGAGGCACACTGTCCAACAAGAGAGTCTTCCCCATTATTAGTTTTGAGGCCCAGGAATCCCAAAACCTCCCCGGTGCTGCTTTGGACCGGATGTGTCATCGGCCCAATTTCAACAAAGCACCCAGGGGATGGGGAGGTCATCAGTGCCCCGAATCTAATGAACTATGAAAAAGATGACTAATTATCTTAAGACTGTAATCCCTCTGTCAATCAGCACCAACAGCAgcgtggagggaaaaaaaatcccgcgTGGTAACAGTCGCTAAGGCTAAGTAAGGGACATGAGCTATATGATAAGGCAATTGACATAAATCTAtgggaatacaaaaaaataatatcaacttAAATATAACAGAAACATACCACGCCATTGCAACCCTggctgtatacattttttttttcgtggttcATTTCTCCCATCACTTCCACATTTACTTTAATGATCAATGTACACAGACTACAAAAGACAGTaatgaataattttaatttttgaaggaaatgaaaaaaatgcctctCAATAAACTAAGTCATTACATAGTGgaatataaatgtttaaaaaaaaaaaaaaaaggaaaaaaaaaaaaaggaaaaaaaaaaagcttaatgaCAAATCTTAAACTGCACAAATTCAGTTTGTCTGCTGGACTGCTGGTGTGAAATAAACATATCCTGCATGTTGGATTTTGCAATTTCATCCAGTCCACAGCAGGTTTCAGGCCCATAGGCAGCCTGGTGCCAAGTGTGACacatcgggggaaaaaaaaaaaaaaaaaatcagtcaaattTCAGCCTTGAAGCTAATCACCGTGACGTGCACCATGTGCAGCATGTGCACCCATCCGCTGGGGATCCTGCGAAGGGTAGTGGATCTGACCTGGAGGTCTCATGCTCATGGGTGGGGGCATAGGTGGAGCCATAGGGCCCATAGGGTGAAACATCGGGGGGCCAAAACCTTGGGGGAGAAATGGACAATACATTTAGTAttcttttttatcttttatgaTTTGAATCTACTTGAATCTAATCTTTAACGGCTCAAGAAAAACGTTCAGACACAGGACCTTAAATTAGCCCTGGTGCGGGAACGGATTGCCAGTTTACCTGGAGGAGGGGGGTTGAGGCCTGGTGGTGGCGGCAGAGTAAGATTCATGACAGCTGGAGAGGTGCTAGGGTCCAAGTTGAAATAATTTGCTGGAGCTTCCTCATCaagaggtggtggtgggggtagTGCTGCAAAGACATGTCAAATACATACAGAGTGAAGATACAGACCATAAATTCAGTATCGTAGGCATGCAAGGAGTGATGCCAGAGTGAAAGGGTCACACAAAACAGTGCTGCACTTTTCAGCAAGGGTTAGTGGGGTTGGTTCCTTGCTCAAGTGGACCTCAACATCTTGGGATTTTTCCCACAACTAGGTGCCAATTTCATTTGTCTACAGTGGGAATCGAGCAGTTACTCTCTGGTTCCAAAGCCCAAGTCCTTACAGATGAGCTCCCAAAATAGATTCCAACTCACCTCCTGGTAGTCCTGGCACAGGATCAAGTCTGGTACCCATCTCAGAAACTCCTTCGCCTTCCTTTCCTCTTGCTGCCTGAGacctaaaacattttattcatgcacatttGAAGAGTCTTTGCTAGCTATTCCATGCTACACTTGCACCCACAATGAGACTTACCTTCCCCACTTGACAGTGAGCCTCTGACCATTGACGATAAGCTTGTTGAAGGACTTCTCTGCAGCCATCTCAGCAGCCTGTCGTGTGGCAAACTGGATAAAGGCGCACTGCTGCCTTTGAACTATTGTGATGGTACGAATTTCACCAAACTGGTAGAAATAACCCCTAAAAAAAGATCCACCAAAAATATCAGGTCAACCCCAAGCATGCTTACAAATGTCCAGGTTGAAAGGTTATGATGAATCCAGAAATGCTCACTTGAGATCTCCATCTGTGACTGTTTCACCAAGACCCCCAATGTAGAGAGTGGTGATGGACTTGTCATCTGGCGGGTCCAGCCTGGGCATGGTCGAGGCCCGCTTCAGCAGCTTGTCAGCAACTGGATCATTGATGCCATAGTAACGATCCTTGATGTTCTGGTCAGCGAGTGGGTCATCGGGATCTGTGGGTTTCTCATGTCTATGTAAATAACAAGGCATTAGGCTGACCTACTTTACATATTGCCAATTAAGAGAAAGTTTCTTTTATTTGCACACACACTATATTGAAGAATTTTAAGTGATCATTACGACGGGCGTTTACATCATACGACCGCTCATAAAAGCTTTAATACTTTCTCAAGTCCGAATTTAGAAAGGGGTGCCTTCTGTGTCATAAATCGCTGTGACGCAGAAACCCAGGCAACACTGAGGTCCACTTGGAGAGATGCAGTATAATTCGGAGTAAGAAGAGAGGACGCAAATTCACTGCTTCAGTGAAAAACTGTTTTGCTGCTTTAGTATTCATTATTCCCACAGAGCAGAGGGAGTATATGCCCGGTAGTGATGATTCATGCTCTAATGgtatgtgttgctgctatgATTGTGTTAAAGTGGCAGTCATTTTAAGGTTTATTAGTATTGTAAAATCACTGGTACTTTCGTTAGTCCACCTgtggcatttcacattatatATTAGAATTTTGTTCcgtgaaattattattaaactATGCAAGTCAGAGTGAAACCAGGAGCTCAGTAATACTTGAAAAAGCAAGTTTAAATAAGTGTTAGTGAGGTGTAAAACTAGATATTAAAAACACTTGGGGCCTGTCTATATATGCAGATTGATAAATATCACCACCATAAAAATAtcaccaaaaatatttaagataAAAATTGATTCCCTTGATTAAAGGGTCTGATTTAAAGTGCTTGCACCACATAGATGACTCTGCAATTGTCGTGAGTTAAATGGAGTGCTACTCACCTGTAGGGACACTCTTCCCCTCTCCGACACTCTCCCTTAACCCAGAAGGAGCAGATGTGTGGACGGTTCCTCTTGTAGTATGGTGTTGTGCGGGCCAGTTTCAGTAACATGTCACTAGAACTGGTCGATTTCCCGACCTGACCGCCTGGCCGTGTGCCATCCGAATTGGCTAACTGAACACAGAAGACACATGAGGCTGATTAGGGCTGGGAAAACTGTTAAAGTACAAACATAACATCTCACATTCAGAAACACTATCAACAAACGATAAACAGTGAATCCAGACAGTATTCACAGTACTCTAGTTTACCCACACTTTGGTATATTACAACCTTGTTCCAAAAACAAATATCCATAGGGCATTCTACCAAACGCTTTGTGGCTTGCCAATATATAGTTTGGCAAATTCCAGTGTTGCTTTTTGAttagttatttttaaaagtggGTCATGAAGTCCACTTTAGAGTCTTTCCCATAGCAGGAACTTTTGCAGGAACTTTCCTAGCTTGCGTTCGCCCTGTATAACCACCGAAGAAAAATACCAGGGTATGGAATGTTCCCCTGGATTATATGAGGGGACGGGCTGTGCTGATGAACGTTGCTAGGTTGAAAGACCTCTGTAAGTGTTTACTTTTTCACTCACTGAGATGCTATTACTGGATGTGGCGTTACGCAAGGCTCAAAATAAGATCATTAAAATCTGCCGTTGCACCGGCGGCAAGGTCCACCCACACTTGGGGGACTTGGTACCGTTAAGGAGCGGAGGTCCGATTCCCAAGAGGTCTTTTTCAGCCGAGCCAACGAGACAAACACTGGTGTGAAGCTGGCCAGCTGCGACGCTGTGATGGTGATCCAATCAAGGTAgttgggtggggggtgtttcaaaaataaataaagagctACATAAATAAACCCACtgtttacaaatatttgtaatgtagagtttttttttataaatacaaatacatgacACTAAATCATTTAAAGACtgacgaaaaaaaaaggcattggaGAAgatgggatttttgtttttaatttctaatttaaatcaAGCAAGCGCGCAAGTGCACCGAGGCTGCCTCTGGCGggcccaaggtaaattgagtttgagacccctgctctacacAGTATGATAAATCAAATACCTCTCTCTCCATATTCTGTGTGAAGTATTCTTTGTTCACATCTGAACGAGGAATGTCATCTTTAATGGCAAGGCCAGTGTCTCGAACCTGGATCGGCaaacctagaaaaaaaaaatacctcattGAGTTACTCAAAAGTAATATAATGACAAACATATACAAGtgtatatcacacacacacacacacacacacatcagggAACATAAACCACAACCAAATACTCACCATATTCCAGGTCCAGCAGACATGTctgacaaacatttttcattttactgcaAGTCTGACAGACTTCAGTCTTCTTGAAACGCATACGTGTCCCTGGACACCAGCGGAATACAGTAAAAGGTCGAGCACAAATCTGTTGGTAAAACATACAACCGGTAATACCCAGAGGATAATACTAATGTTCAAACTTCAATTCAGCTCTGGCAGGCTTTGACAATATGGGTATACCTTGCATTCTTTTCCatacttttctttggtctggCGTGGAGGaaatagagtggttaaaaaatgtGAAGCAGCACAAGTTTGATTACactacaaatacaataaaaacacaaaattgtgctTGTGAAGACACGTGTTCACTCACCATCCGAATGTAAGGGTTTTCTCCTAAACATGTCTGACAGAGAATTGGGAAatcctgtacaaaaaaaaaagtagtttagTCCAGAACATGTTTAGTCAGGAGTGATAGAAAGCTGCAAAGTACAAACTCAAGTAGCTTTTTCCAGGCAACTCCACTTTGAATATTAATTTCAAATACTGAAGATAAATTACATTTCAACTATTGTATTTAAGTACACGTCAGCGCTTGTACAATTACGTATGCACAAGCACAGAATTTGAAACGATACATGTAGTTTTACAGGGG
The sequence above is drawn from the Syngnathoides biaculeatus isolate LvHL_M chromosome 11, ASM1980259v1, whole genome shotgun sequence genome and encodes:
- the rbm22 gene encoding pre-mRNA-splicing factor RBM22 isoform X2 codes for the protein MFRRKPLHSDDQRKVWKRMQGTRMRFKKTEVCQTCSKMKNVCQTCLLDLEYGLPIQVRDTGLAIKDDIPRSDVNKEYFTQNMERELANSDGTRPGGQVGKSTSSSDMLLKLARTTPYYKRNRPHICSFWVKGECRRGEECPYRHEKPTDPDDPLADQNIKDRYYGINDPVADKLLKRASTMPRLDPPDDKSITTLYIGGLGETVTDGDLKGYFYQFGEIRTITIVQRQQCAFIQFATRQAAEMAAEKSFNKLIVNGQRLTVKWGRSQAARGKEGEGVSEMGTRLDPVPGLPGALPPPPPLDEEAPANYFNLDPSTSPAVMNLTLPPPPGLNPPPPGFGPPMFHPMGPMAPPMPPPMSMRPPGQIHYPSQDPQRMGAHAAHGARHGD
- the rbm22 gene encoding pre-mRNA-splicing factor RBM22 isoform X1, whose product is MATSLGSNTYNRQNWEDADFPILCQTCLGENPYIRMTKEKYGKECKICARPFTVFRWCPGTRMRFKKTEVCQTCSKMKNVCQTCLLDLEYGLPIQVRDTGLAIKDDIPRSDVNKEYFTQNMERELANSDGTRPGGQVGKSTSSSDMLLKLARTTPYYKRNRPHICSFWVKGECRRGEECPYRHEKPTDPDDPLADQNIKDRYYGINDPVADKLLKRASTMPRLDPPDDKSITTLYIGGLGETVTDGDLKGYFYQFGEIRTITIVQRQQCAFIQFATRQAAEMAAEKSFNKLIVNGQRLTVKWGRSQAARGKEGEGVSEMGTRLDPVPGLPGALPPPPPLDEEAPANYFNLDPSTSPAVMNLTLPPPPGLNPPPPGFGPPMFHPMGPMAPPMPPPMSMRPPGQIHYPSQDPQRMGAHAAHGARHGD